In a genomic window of Cynocephalus volans isolate mCynVol1 chromosome 1, mCynVol1.pri, whole genome shotgun sequence:
- the FAM131A gene encoding protein FAM131A isoform X3, which translates to MLPKSRRALTIQEIAALARSSLHGISQVVKDHVTKPTAMAQGRVAHLIEWKGWSKPNDSPAALESAFSSYSDLSEGEQEARFAAGVAEQFAIAEAKLRAWSSVDGEDSTDDSYDEDFAGGADTDMAGQLPVGPHLQDLFTGRRFSRPMRQGSVEPESDCSQTVSPDTLCSSLCSLEDGLLGSPARLASQLLGDELLLAKLPPSRESAFRSLGPLEAQDSLYNSTLTESCLSPAEEEPAPCKNCQPLCPPPMGSWERQRQASDVASSGVVSLDEDEVEPEEQ; encoded by the exons ATGCTGCCCAAGTCCCGGAGAGCCCTAACTATCCAGGAGATCGCTGCGCTGGCCAGATCCTCCCTGCATG GTATTTCTCAGGTGGTGAAGGACCACGTGACCAAGCCTACTGCCATGGCCCAGGGCCGAGTGGCTCACCTCATTGAGTGGAAGGGCTGGAGCAAGCCAAATGACTCACCTGCTGCTCTGGAATCAGCTTTTTCCTCCTATTCAGACCTCAGTGAGGGTGAACAAGAGGCTCGCTTTGCAGCAG GAGTGGCTGAGCAGTTTGCCATCGCAGAAGCCAAGCTCCGGGCATGGTCTTCAGTCGATGGTGAGGATTCCACCGACGATTCCTATGACGAGGACTTTGCTGGGGGAGCTGACACAG ACATGGCTGGGCAGTTGCCCGTGGGACCTCACCTCCAGGACCTCTTCACTGGCCGCAGATTCTCCAGGCCTATGCGCCAGGGCTCTGTGGAGCCTGAGAGCGACTGCTCGCAGACCGTTTCCCCAGATACCCTGTGCTCTAGTCTGTGCAGCCTGGAGGATGGGTTGTTGGGCTCCCCAGCCCGGCTGGCCTCCCAGCTGCTGGGCGATGAGCTGCTCCTTGCCAAACTGCCCCCCAGCCGGGAAAGTGCCTTCCGCAGCCTGGGCCCCTTGGAAGCCCAGGACTCGCTCTACAATTCGACCCTCACGGAGTCCTGCCTTTCCCCTGCTGAGGAGGAGCCAGCCCCTTGCAAGAACTGCCAGCCGCTCTGCCCACCACCAATGGGCAGCTGGGAACGGCAGCGGCAAGCCTCTGATGTGGCTTCTTCTGGGGTGGTGTCCTTAGACGAGGATGAGGTGGAGCCAGAGGAACAGTGA